Proteins from a single region of Nitrososphaerota archaeon:
- the tsaD gene encoding tRNA (adenosine(37)-N6)-threonylcarbamoyltransferase complex transferase subunit TsaD, with amino-acid sequence MKRFVLGVESTAHTFSVSVVSSQGEILSNSKSIYKAPEGSGIHPFEASQSHLASASTVVADAMEASKVPLGEISAVAYAMGPGLGPCLRVGGVVARTLAAGLDVPLVPVNHAVGHIELGCLLTGMKDPVVLLVSGGHTMIISHSGGRWRILGESLDLTLGQLLDQLGRHHGLASPCGRAIEEAAMGGGYRRLPYAVKGNDVSFSGLLTASKTMIDGGTSFKDVAYSVQETAFAMVAEVTERALAFTGKREVMIVGGVAANRRLSEMMTVMAGRHSAAMASAPLEYSGDCGAQIAWTGWLAYSSGSRIPVQEARVRQSWRLDGVDTPWRS; translated from the coding sequence ATGAAGCGCTTCGTCCTCGGCGTCGAAAGCACGGCGCACACTTTCTCCGTCTCTGTCGTGTCGTCCCAGGGGGAAATACTCTCCAACTCCAAGTCGATCTACAAGGCCCCTGAAGGGAGCGGGATACACCCCTTCGAAGCGTCGCAGAGCCACCTCGCCTCCGCCTCCACCGTCGTAGCTGACGCCATGGAAGCCTCGAAGGTCCCCCTGGGCGAGATCTCTGCCGTAGCCTACGCCATGGGACCCGGACTCGGGCCCTGTCTCCGAGTCGGAGGGGTCGTCGCCAGGACGCTGGCGGCTGGTCTCGACGTCCCCCTGGTCCCTGTGAACCACGCAGTGGGACACATCGAGCTCGGCTGCCTTCTAACGGGGATGAAGGACCCGGTGGTGCTCCTCGTGTCGGGCGGCCATACCATGATAATCTCTCACTCGGGAGGGCGATGGAGAATCCTGGGCGAGTCGCTCGACCTCACCCTGGGGCAACTGCTTGACCAGCTCGGGCGGCATCACGGACTCGCCTCGCCCTGCGGTCGTGCCATCGAAGAAGCGGCCATGGGAGGCGGATACCGCAGGCTCCCCTACGCCGTCAAGGGAAACGACGTATCCTTTTCGGGGCTCCTCACCGCCTCCAAGACGATGATCGACGGGGGGACCTCGTTCAAGGACGTCGCATATTCGGTCCAGGAGACGGCATTCGCCATGGTCGCAGAAGTCACAGAGAGGGCCCTCGCGTTCACAGGCAAGCGGGAGGTCATGATAGTCGGGGGGGTTGCCGCCAACAGGAGGCTCTCAGAGATGATGACCGTCATGGCGGGGCGGCACTCCGCCGCTATGGCTTCCGCCCCTCTGGAGTACAGCGGAGACTGCGGGGCTCAGATAGCCTGGACTGGGTGGCTAGCCTACAGCTCGGGCTCCCGGATTCCCGTTCAAGAAGCGAGGGTCAGGCAGTCATGGAGGCTTGACGGTGTCGACACGCCCTGGCGAAGCTGA